A segment of the Burkholderia sp. PAMC 26561 genome:
GTTCTCGGCGGTTTATGCTTCACTGCAGCATAGTCGTTCGCTCCAAGCACGAATTTCGGGTCCCAGGTCGGCTTGTTGCAAGGCTGGGCGCATCGCGCAAAATCGCGTCTCAAGTCCTGATCCTGACTTCCAACCACAGTCCTTCAATCACCTGCACTTTCGAGATCTGACGAAATTGCGACGTCGCATGGGCCGATTTTGTTGAATTGGCCTGACAGACTCTCTCGATTGCCGCATGGAATCTCTAGCCAGCACCGAGGCCCTATGGAACCCGTCACGATCGTCATCTGCAACTACAACTACGAGCGCTTTCTCACGCAGGCAATCGAGTCGGCGCTTGCCCAGGACTATCCGGCCACGCGGGTCGTGGTCGTCGACGACGGTTCGACCGATGGCTCGCGGGCGCTTATCGATGGATATGGATCGCGTATCTCAGCGGTCTTCAAGGAGAACGGAGGCCAGGTCTCGGCCTACAATCGCGCCGTGGATATCATTGAAACGGACCACGCGATCCTGCTGGATTCAGATGACCTTCTCTATCCCAGTGCCGTGTCTGACGTGATGCGCGTCTTCCAGAGCGGCGACTATGCGAAGGTCCAGTTCCGCCTGGACGTGATCGACTCCGCTGGCGGTCTGATGGGAGTACACGTACCGCATTCGGAGCCGCCGGCGGATTGCGGCACGTTGCTAAAGCGCGGCTGGCTGTACCCGTCGCCGCCGGCATCGGGCAATGCGTATCGCGTCAGTGCCTTGAAGCAGATTTTTCCGGTGCCCGAGTCAGCCATCAACCGCTACGGCGCTGATTTCTACGCCATATACGGTGTCGTGTTGCTGGGTTCCGTCGCAACGATTCCCAAGTCGCTCGGTGGATATCGGGTGCATCATACGAGTGCGCCCAGCGTGTCGTTTGCAAACGCAGAGAGCATGGTCAAGGGATCGAGCGCGCTCAGCATGCGATGGGCGACCTTGCAGAACATTGCACACTCGCGCCTGAAAGTCGATTTACCGGTATCGTTTCACGACTTCTCTCACGAGAAGGCGCATTTTTGCTCCCGCGTGTATCAGGCGCCGCTTGCAACTCGCTGGGGCTGGATGATGAGAGAGTCGCGCAGTTATTTGCATTCGATTATTGCAAACCCTTTCTGGAGCCTTAAAAAGAAAGTCGGGACGCTCGTGTTGTCGAGCATGTGCCTCGTACCTTATTCACCCTTGTCGGATTTCGCGGTCCGTTATATTGCCAACCCGCTAGGTCGCCGTCGCGCAGCAGCACGCTAAGCTTCGCAACAAGGCGATAAATTACGCCGCCTGGCGGGCTTAAACAAAGAAGTATGGATAAAAAAGAAAACGCCAAGATCCTAGTGTTCGTGTACGGCGGTTATGTGATGAGGTATCTCTATCTCATCATCGTCATTCCGTTTTATGGGCGGGTGCTTGGCGTGACGGAATATGGGCGCGTGCTTGCGGCCATGTCACTCATGAACGTGATCTGGATGCTTGCAAGCTACGGGTTCACTTTTGTCGGCATGCGCGATGTCGCGAAGTCTCCGGAGCGCAGCCACCATAACGATGTGTTCTCCCTGCATTCGAGCGCACGGATATTGACCGGCGCGGTCGGTCTGGCCGTAGGTGTCATCGCCACGCTGTGCTCGCCTACGCTCTCCGAGCGGCCTCTCATGGGGCTTTTGGCTACCATGCTCGGGCTTGTGTCCGCATTGAACCTGGGCTGGCTGTTTCAGGGACGCCAGCGTTTTCGCACGCCGATCATCATTGAGGTCATCGGCTTTGCGATCAGCCTCGTTCTCATTTTATCGATAGTCAGAGGACCGCAAGACTCGGTATGGGTCGTCGCGAGCCTGCTGATTGCGGGCGTGATTTCATCAGTGATTTCGTACGGTCTGACGTTTGCACATGTGGGCTTGCCGAAATTCCGGGTGAGCGGCGTGATGGACCTGATGCGCGGGTCCACCATGTTGTTCGCTTATTCAACGGGGTCGGCGGTGCTGACGGCGTCGTCGACTTATTTGCTTACGTTGCTGTCTTCGCCGGATCAGGTGGGATATTTCGGCGCCGCCGAACGTTTTGCGACCATTGGGTTGAGCTTGATGGGTCCGGCCGCCCAGGTATTTATCCCGACCATCTCGCGGCAACTCGCACAAGGCGACACCGATGGCGCCCGCGCCAGCAGCCGGCGCGGCGCGACGTTGTTGATGGGGTACGGCGTGCTTGCGCTGCTGGCCGCATTGAGCCTGTCGCCGTTCCTCATGCCGTTGATTCTCGGCAAGGCCTTCACTCCAAGCGCACACGTCTTGCAGTGTCTCGCCGTGATGTTTCCGTTCGCCGCGTTCAACGAGTTCGTCGCGTTCTATGTGTTCGTGCCGCGCCAGAAAGACCGCTTGCTTGCCATAGCCGGGATCACGTCGGGTCTTGCCAACCTGGCTGCGGCGCTGTTTCTCGCGCCTTTATATGGCGCCATGGGCATGGCCGTTGCGCGCGTGATCGGCGAAGCCACCCTCACCGTCATGCTGGTCGGCCTGATGATTCGATCGGACATGATCGGACTGCTTCCGGGCGTTGGCCGCGCGGCGGCAATGGCGCGCGGCGTCTTCCAGCATGCCGGAAGCGGCAAGGATAAATGACCCGATCAGGCTATCCGGAACAGCAACTGGCCCTGGTCTTCGAACACTTTGACGCCAAGGAAATCGTGAAGATAACCTGAAGGCCCGAGGGCATCGATCTGCGCCACGTCAAGCGTAGAAGTCAACGCGATCACCTTCGACGCAGCCGCGAGTCCCGATGCAATCCCGGCTGCCGAATCTTCGAACACGAGCGCTTGCTCCGGCTCGGCTCCCAGCGCCTTCGCACCCGCGATAAACCCATCCGGCGCAGGTTTGCCGCGCGCAATGTCGTCGGACGTAAAAAGGAAGCGGGGAATGGGCAGTCCTGCTGCCTGCATGCGGCGTATCGCAAGCGGCCGTTCAGCGGACGTCACGACCGCCCAGCGATCGTCCGGAAGCGATGCCAGCATAGCAAGTGCGCCCGGTATCTCGACAATGCCGTCCACGTCGTCGAGTTCACGCTGCTTCAGCGCGGCGGTATCGGCTTCCACATCCGTTCCCGGCGGCGCCAGTGCGCGAACCGTATCGATCACGCGCCGCCCCTGGCATTCGCGCAGGACCATGGCGGCGTCGAGCCCGTGGTGCGCCGCCCAGTCCGTGTACGCACGAATCACGGGCGCATGTGAATTGATCAGGGTTCCATCCATGTCGAAGAGAAGACAGGAGGTGCGGAATTCGACTTGAGTGAGCAGCATGAGGAAGATGAATGATGTCCAACCGGCAAACGCTAACGATGTTCCTCAACGCCGCCCGTGACCGCTTCGACCACGCTCAAAGTGGTCGACTCACGCGGCTGCAAGACGACCAGCGGTCCGTGCGATTCGATCTCGAAATAGGGCAGTCGCGGTGCGTTGAAGACTTCTAGCGGCGAGCCATGAGCATACCTTGCATCGGGGAACACCGGGAAGCGCCTGCTCAACGTATGCCTGCCCTCCGGCAAATCGAACACTACGTGCGCTACACCCGGCGAATTATCGATGCCCAGTTTGAACTCGATTGGCTCGGTGCACCGTGTCGTGACGTGCTTGCTCGAACCCGTCACGAAACCGGATTCACGGATATCGCCCAATGGGCCTTTAGCGAGAAACGGCGTCACCGATTCCCACCAGTCCCGCTGTGCGTTTTCGATAACAACGTCAACCCGGCCAGGCCGCCGCAACATCAGCACGTCCCAGATTGCACATGGCCGCGCCACCTCGCTGCGGTTGCTGAGTTCATGCAACGTTGTCCATGAGCCATCGCGTGCTGACAACACAATGCGGCGCCGGACCTGCAAGCCGCTTTGCCGGCATACAGGGCTCAGCAACTCGACGCCCATCGACCGGCTGTCGAACCACGTGCTCACGACTTCGTAGGAACCGCTGTCCAGATCGCGCTGTGGCGCGCGTTCGGGCCAGTCCGACTCCGGCGCAACCCAGGTCTTGCCGCCACCCCATAGTGGAAAATCCCATTCGCCGCACAGCGTGCGCCATTGTTCCGCACTCCAGTCGGGCACGTGGCCGGCAAGCGCGTCGTTGACGTAGGCCAGCTCGACGCCCTCATGCCGGATGCTCATCAGCCTTCCGCCAATGGCGGGCACAACAGTCAACTCGACCGCGCCCTGGCGCATCGATAACGCGTTCCACCCGCGATAAGCGGTCCATTTCAACTCGCGGCGAGTATCGGAGATTCCTGCAAAGTGCGATATGCGGCTCAGCATCGCTCAGCTCTTCGCCACCGGTTTGCTGCGCATCAGGCCGACTGTCTCGGGCTGTGCGATCTTGCACATCACGGGGGGCAAACCGCGCGCGATCAGTTCGATATCCGCCAGTGCACGACGG
Coding sequences within it:
- a CDS encoding HAD-IA family hydrolase, whose translation is MLLTQVEFRTSCLLFDMDGTLINSHAPVIRAYTDWAAHHGLDAAMVLRECQGRRVIDTVRALAPPGTDVEADTAALKQRELDDVDGIVEIPGALAMLASLPDDRWAVVTSAERPLAIRRMQAAGLPIPRFLFTSDDIARGKPAPDGFIAGAKALGAEPEQALVFEDSAAGIASGLAAASKVIALTSTLDVAQIDALGPSGYLHDFLGVKVFEDQGQLLFRIA
- a CDS encoding glycosyltransferase family 2 protein translates to MEPVTIVICNYNYERFLTQAIESALAQDYPATRVVVVDDGSTDGSRALIDGYGSRISAVFKENGGQVSAYNRAVDIIETDHAILLDSDDLLYPSAVSDVMRVFQSGDYAKVQFRLDVIDSAGGLMGVHVPHSEPPADCGTLLKRGWLYPSPPASGNAYRVSALKQIFPVPESAINRYGADFYAIYGVVLLGSVATIPKSLGGYRVHHTSAPSVSFANAESMVKGSSALSMRWATLQNIAHSRLKVDLPVSFHDFSHEKAHFCSRVYQAPLATRWGWMMRESRSYLHSIIANPFWSLKKKVGTLVLSSMCLVPYSPLSDFAVRYIANPLGRRRAAAR
- a CDS encoding lipopolysaccharide biosynthesis protein; translated protein: MDKKENAKILVFVYGGYVMRYLYLIIVIPFYGRVLGVTEYGRVLAAMSLMNVIWMLASYGFTFVGMRDVAKSPERSHHNDVFSLHSSARILTGAVGLAVGVIATLCSPTLSERPLMGLLATMLGLVSALNLGWLFQGRQRFRTPIIIEVIGFAISLVLILSIVRGPQDSVWVVASLLIAGVISSVISYGLTFAHVGLPKFRVSGVMDLMRGSTMLFAYSTGSAVLTASSTYLLTLLSSPDQVGYFGAAERFATIGLSLMGPAAQVFIPTISRQLAQGDTDGARASSRRGATLLMGYGVLALLAALSLSPFLMPLILGKAFTPSAHVLQCLAVMFPFAAFNEFVAFYVFVPRQKDRLLAIAGITSGLANLAAALFLAPLYGAMGMAVARVIGEATLTVMLVGLMIRSDMIGLLPGVGRAAAMARGVFQHAGSGKDK